The Mus musculus strain C57BL/6J chromosome 2, GRCm38.p6 C57BL/6J genome has a window encoding:
- the Olfr1199 gene encoding olfactory receptor 1199, producing the protein MQLNINVTEVILLGLTQDPSRKNIVFAIFLLFYMGTLLGNLLIIVTVKTSQALGSPMYFFLFYLSLSDTCFSTTVAPRTIVDSLQKEASISFTECIIQIFTFHFFGCLEIFILILMAVDRYVAICKPLHYMTIMSRRVCGVLVAIAWMGSCVHSLVQIFLALSLPFCGPNVIDHYFCDLQPLLKLACSDTYLINLLLVSNSGAICTVSFLVLMFSYVIILHSLRNHSAEGRRKALSTCISHIIVVILFFGPCIFIYTRPATTFPMDKMISIFYSIGTPLLNPLIYTLRNAEVKNAMKKLWRKKIVSDDKK; encoded by the coding sequence ATGCAGCTGAATATCAATGTGACAGAGGTTATTCTTCTTGGCTTGACACAGGACCCCAGCAGGAAGAACATAGTGTTTGCCATTTTCCTGCTCTTTTACATGGGGACCTTACTGGGCAACTTGCTTATCATTGTTACTGTCAAGACAAGCCAGGCTCTTGGGAGTCCCATGTATTTCTTCCTGTTCTACTTATCCTTGTCTGACACCTGCTTCTCTACAACTGTAGCTCCTAGAACAATTGTGGATTCCTTACAGAAGGAGGCCTCTATCTCTTTCACTGAGTGCATAATCCAAATCTTTACATTTCACTTCTTTGGCTGTCTGGAGATCTTTATCCTTATCCTCATGGCTGTGGACCGATATGTGGCCATCTGTAAACCCCTGCACTACATGACCATCATGAGCCGCCGGGTATGTGGGGTGTTGGTGGCCATAGCCTGGATGGGATCCTGCGTGCATTCTTTAGTTCAGATATTCCTAGCCTTGAGTTTGCCCTTCTGTGGCCCCAATGTGATTGATCACTATTTCTGTGACTTGCAGCCATTATTGAAACTTGCCTGTTCAGACACATATTTGATCAACCTGCTTCTGGTGTCCAACAGTGGAGCCATTTGCACAGTGAGTTTCCTTGTGCTAATGTTCTCCTATGTCATTATTCTTCATTCCCTAAGAAATCACAGTGCTGAAGGGAGGAGGAAAGCCCTATCTACCTGTATATCCCACATTATTGTGGTCATCCTTTTCTTTGGACCTTGCATCTTTATATATACACGCCCTGCAACAACATTTCCTATGGACAAGATGATATCTATATTTTATTCAATTGGAACACCTCTGCTCAATCCTCTGATTTACACACTGAGGAATGCAGAGGTGAAAAATGCTATGAAGAAGTTGTGGAGAAAGAAAATCGTGTCAGATGATAAAAAGTAA